The genomic window TTTGCTAAGAATTTGTTACTATATTTTGCGTTGACCGAGGATTATCGACGCAATCCCTAATAATAGAGAACTTATAACTTTTCCATCAATCGGGGTACACGCCCGAAGGAGTTTGATAAAGATTATGGTCAGAAGAGGACGGAATGCCGCCGGCGGTTTTTTTCAAGATTTTAAAGACTTTGCCCTCAAAGGTAATGTACTCGATCTTGCTGTTGCGGTAATCATTGGGGCTGCATTTGGCAAAATTGTCTCGTCTTTCGTTGAAGATGTGGTTATGCCCGCTTTAATCAACCCCGTACTCGCTCAAGCGGGAACAGACTGGCGAGAACTCACCATTGGCCCTGTTTTAATCGGACAGTTTCTCGGTACGGTTGTTGATTTTGTAATTATTGCCCTGATTATTTTCTTGGTGGTTCGCGCCATTGAAAAAGCCAGACGGAAAGAAGAGATTATTGAAGAAGCAACACCCGATCCTCAAATTATTGCTCAGGAAAGGCTTACCCTCGCGGTTGAGCGATTGACTCAAGTGATGGAATCGAGAGAATAGAGTTAATGGGGAGACGGCACTTCGACACGCTCAGTGACCGGGGGACGGGGTGACGGGGTGAGTAAGAGTGGAGAGCGATCTTATCTAAAAATATCTCTCAAGCATTTCCGGAAAAAGGGAAAAACCCTAAATGCTTGTAAGCCGCTTCGGTTGCAACGCGCCCTCTGGGAGTACGGTTGAGGAAACCAATTTGCAACAGGTAGGGTTCGTAGACTTCTTCAATGGTTTTGGCATCTTCTCCTGTCGCCGCAGCCACCGCTTCTAGCCCCACAGGACCCCCTTTGAAGTTTTCGATCATCGCACTCAAAACCAAGCGATCCGTCCAATCTAGACCCATTGCATCGACGTTGAACAAGTCCAAAGCAGTGGCGGCAAGGGCGCGATCGATTTCTTCGAATTTCTTCACCTGGGCGTAATCCCGCACCCGACGTAACAGGCGGTTGGCTATACGCGGCGTTCCCCTCGCCCGTCGCGCAATTTCTTCTGCCCCTTCTTGAGTTACGGTAACTTTGAGCAAATCGGCGGTGCGCTGGACGATTAATGTGAGTTCGTCGAGTTCGTAGAAACGCAGGCGTTGAATTAAGCCAAAACGATCGCGCAATGGGGATGTTAAGGAACCAACCTTAGTCGTAGCGCCGACGAGGGTAAAAGGCGGTAGGGGAATGCTGCGAGTTCGCGCGGTTTGTCCTTTCCCAATGGTTACATCGAGGCGACAATCCTCCATCGCGGGATACAGCAATTCCTCAGTCATGCGGTTGAGGCGGTGAATTTCGTCGATAAAGAGGATATCTCCGGGTTTGAGGTTGATCAGGATTCCTGTAATGTCCCTAGGACGCTCTAGAGCGGGCGCGGCGGTGATTTTGCAGTTTACTCCCATTTCTGTGGCGAGAATTAGCGACATGGTGGTTTTACCCAATCCCGGAGGGCCATACAATAGAAGGTGATCCATTGCTTCGCTTCTGGATTTTGCTGCCGCGATCGCGATTTTTAAAACTTCTTTTAAATCCTTCTGTCCGATATAGTCTTCCAATCGCTGGGGACGAATACCTGCTTCGTTCTTTTCCACCTCCTCTATCCCCGCAGTGGCGAGCAACAAGCCCTCTTCTTCCGAGAGTTTGGGTGCAGATTTCCGCCGCCCTTTCTTTTTTCTCCGATTCCCCTCATCGGGGGGTTGATTGGATAAACGCCGAATTGCCATGACTTAATGTGAATGGGTTGTTTCCTCAAACCGCCAAGAACTCAAGTTCTTGGCTAATAGCCGAAGTCATCTCAAGATGACTCTGTCGCCAATTTGTCTTTTCGCGAGCTTCTGTAGGGTGGGTTAGGCGGCGATTCGCTAGATACCGACTCGTTGACCTTTGTCTTCGCTGTAACCCACCAAAACCAAGTTAAATAATGTCCTAATCGTAGGATGTGTTAGACGATAGCCGCAGGCGCATCGCTAGTATTTTCTTTTCACGCAAGTCCCTAAGCGTGAATTATGCTTCGCAACTTG from Lusitaniella coriacea LEGE 07157 includes these protein-coding regions:
- the mscL gene encoding large conductance mechanosensitive channel protein MscL; this encodes MVRRGRNAAGGFFQDFKDFALKGNVLDLAVAVIIGAAFGKIVSSFVEDVVMPALINPVLAQAGTDWRELTIGPVLIGQFLGTVVDFVIIALIIFLVVRAIEKARRKEEIIEEATPDPQIIAQERLTLAVERLTQVMESRE
- the ruvB gene encoding Holliday junction branch migration DNA helicase RuvB, with product MAIRRLSNQPPDEGNRRKKKGRRKSAPKLSEEEGLLLATAGIEEVEKNEAGIRPQRLEDYIGQKDLKEVLKIAIAAAKSRSEAMDHLLLYGPPGLGKTTMSLILATEMGVNCKITAAPALERPRDITGILINLKPGDILFIDEIHRLNRMTEELLYPAMEDCRLDVTIGKGQTARTRSIPLPPFTLVGATTKVGSLTSPLRDRFGLIQRLRFYELDELTLIVQRTADLLKVTVTQEGAEEIARRARGTPRIANRLLRRVRDYAQVKKFEEIDRALAATALDLFNVDAMGLDWTDRLVLSAMIENFKGGPVGLEAVAAATGEDAKTIEEVYEPYLLQIGFLNRTPRGRVATEAAYKHLGFFPFSGNA